GGTTTACTCCTCCAGCAAGAAAGCTAAAACATCGAAGGAAATACTCGACGCGGTGGTAAATGATCTCAGTGCGCTGGTCAAAAAGGAGTCTTCCTCCATGAAGGATCTGTTGGATATTTACACGGGTTGCCTGCTTAAAATGGAATACTTCCTAGGCGTTGGCCTGCAAGTGGATGACAACGAGGATACCCTGATTGCAGCCACTCAGGGACTCTTTAGACTACTCGCCATGCAGGGATACATCGAAAAGGTGTTTGTGGCCTTGGTTCAGCTGACTGAAAACGAAAACGAGGCGGAGCATAGACGACTGGGAGCCAGCTACTGGGCCTCGAAGATGGTTGAATCCTTCGGAATGCTGTTCCGCATGAAGCGCATGTACAAAGAGGAGCTTGATTTGGTTTGTAGGATTTTAAGTGTCCTGAATGCTTACTAAACATTAACACTTTTCCAGAACGATAAACTGAAAGCAGTGGAGTTTTCTTCGCTGAACACGGACAAGCTATCGAAAACCATGCGCAGTCTGCTTGTGCATTCCAATGTGGATCCCTCGATTACCCTTATTTTCGGGGATAACCCCAAAAAGTCCAGGTCTTTGGTGTTTGAGCGGGAGTTTATTATGCAACGTGTTGCCCCTTTCAGCAAATACTCGGCGCCAATTCTTAAAGGGTAAGCTTGGTTTCGGCAGAGCTGactgttttaataataaatgtttgcGTTTCTCCTAAGGCTACTACCGCTTGCCGATCCCCCCTTCAGCAAGACGCAAGTGGCGGATCTAAGCAAACTCTGCGATATTAGATTGCATGAATACGAAGAGGAAGATCCCATGGAGGATGACGATTCTTTGGATGAGAATTATAACCTGGATTATTTGGAACAGCTTTTGGCAAAAGCAGCTCAAAGCAAGGGCAACACTATTAGCAACTCTGTAACATCAGACTTGGGCCTTTGGAAAGTTGAAAAAGGTATGTtgtcttttaaaatttaacttatTAAAACTTGGTACCTATGAGTTCAcacattaaaaactttttttttcctgttttttacAGACTACGATTGGTCCAAATGTGCCTTGGGCGTGTTACCTTGGGCTtcctaaatataaatacaatttatatattatattgatTAAACctactaaataaaaacaaactataTAAGAAACggcttcaaatttaatttccgtTTGGCGCGCATTTTGCCATTCAACCATTCACACTGAG
This window of the Drosophila biarmipes strain raj3 chromosome 3L, RU_DBia_V1.1, whole genome shotgun sequence genome carries:
- the LOC108028746 gene encoding uncharacterized protein LOC108028746, producing the protein MDVAKKEIPNVKKQSPEKGKQQKTKTAPSPPPPIVKQRTVVTPWRDTLEFQTTYECLFGKTSTPANRRQALSKIRIWSLRRGNLCPAAVMATSVLVQAQLEDQEGNSKIQNTYASAFTRFYNFMSSIIQGHNMTSMYETARELGLQSFIVDLRHLCAHGQELPPVQVLRNTSEHCLEWLRTYYWLPHKETMSNLNAGKLKRKDKLKFEKAVSNLLEIYDLTLECHFKGAEKLKAISKLKSSAEFNKIRVYSSSKKAKTSKEILDAVVNDLSALVKKESSSMKDLLDIYTGCLLKMEYFLGVGLQVDDNEDTLIAATQGLFRLLAMQGYIEKVFVALVQLTENENEAEHRRLGASYWASKMVESFGMLFRMKRMYKEELDLNDKLKAVEFSSLNTDKLSKTMRSLLVHSNVDPSITLIFGDNPKKSRSLVFEREFIMQRVAPFSKYSAPILKGLLPLADPPFSKTQVADLSKLCDIRLHEYEEEDPMEDDDSLDENYNLDYLEQLLAKAAQSKGNTISNSVTSDLGLWKVEKDYDWSKCALGVLPWAS